One part of the Larimichthys crocea isolate SSNF chromosome XIX, L_crocea_2.0, whole genome shotgun sequence genome encodes these proteins:
- the mrps9 gene encoding small ribosomal subunit protein uS9m isoform X2 codes for MAASRARAVGSVLGRCGSASLTAVTWQLSRQVSRQICASSALRRKNLAAAGPEKFTMEFIQKQVDEFNIGKRHLANMMGEDPESFTQEDVDRSIAYLFPSGLFEKKARPLMKHPEEIFPKQRAVQWGEDGRPFHFLFYTGKQSYYSLMHEMYSKILNIEKYQDRLRAKGLFTQDVKQISLGTSRWLTKEELEALLVESISTHDYDHFIQLMERLLSIPYCATEEEFVLRYRQQLEAQSRKQTVPVLERDDQGVAFSTSDGRRKTSTSSVVLRDCGSGRVTINGQDYLHYFPVLQDREQLMFPLQFMGMLGRFDLECTASGGGRSSQTGALRLAISRALLSFLTEGEMETMRQGGCFEFTSK; via the exons GTGAGCAGGCAGATCTGCGCGAGCTCCGCCCTCCGCCGGAAGAACCTGGCGGCCGCAGGTCCGGAGAAGTTCACCATGGAGTTCATCCAGAAGCAGGTGGACGAGTTCAACATCGGGAAGAGGCACCTGGCCAACATGATGGGAGAAGACCCGGAGAGCTTCACCCAGGAGGACGTGGAT AGGAGCATCGCTTACCTTTTCCCCTCTGGCCTGTTTGAGAAGAAAGCCCGGCCCCTCATGAAG CATCCGGAGGAAATCTTTCCAAAGCAGAgag CTGTCCAGTGGGGAGAGGACGGACGGCCGTTCCACTTCCTGTTCTACACCGGCAAACAGTCGTACTACTCCCTGATGCAT GAAATGTACAGCAAGATCCTGAACATAGAGAAGTACCAAGATCGTCTGCGAGCCAAGGGACTGTTCACCCAGGACGTCAAGCAGAT CTCTCTGGGCACGAGCAGGTGGCTCACAAAGGAAGAACTGGAAGCGCTGCTGGTGGAGAGCATCTCCACTCATGAT TACGATCACTTCATCCAGCTGATGGAGCGCCTGCTGTCCATACCTTACTGcgccacagaggaggagttcGTCCTGCGTTACCGCCAGCAGCTGGAGGCCCAGTCCAGGAAGCAAACGGTGCCGGTGCTGGAGAGGGACGACCAGGGCGTGGCCTTCAGCACCTCAGACG GTCGGAGGAAGACGTCCACGTCCTCTGTGGTTCTTCGAGACTGCGGCTCCGGACGCGTCACCATCAACGGGCAGGACTACTTGCACTACTTCCCCGTCCTACAAGACAG AGAGCAGCTGATGTTCCCGCTGCAGTTCATGGGCATGCTGGGACGCTTCGACCTGGAGTGCACCGCGAGCGGCGGCGGGCGGTCCAGCCAGACGGGGGCGCTGCGGCTCGCCATCTCTCGGGCTCTGCTCAGCTTCCTGACTGAGGGGGAGATGGAGACCATGAGACAAGGTGGCTGCTTCGAGTTCACG tcaaaataa
- the mrps9 gene encoding small ribosomal subunit protein uS9m isoform X1, whose amino-acid sequence MAASRARAVGSVLGRCGSASLTAVTWQLSRQVSRQICASSALRRKNLAAAGPEKFTMEFIQKQVDEFNIGKRHLANMMGEDPESFTQEDVDRSIAYLFPSGLFEKKARPLMKHPEEIFPKQRAVQWGEDGRPFHFLFYTGKQSYYSLMHEMYSKILNIEKYQDRLRAKGLFTQDVKQISLGTSRWLTKEELEALLVESISTHDYDHFIQLMERLLSIPYCATEEEFVLRYRQQLEAQSRKQTVPVLERDDQGVAFSTSDGRRKTSTSSVVLRDCGSGRVTINGQDYLHYFPVLQDREQLMFPLQFMGMLGRFDLECTASGGGRSSQTGALRLAISRALLSFLTEGEMETMRQAGLLTPDPRVRERKKPGQEGARKKFTWKKR is encoded by the exons GTGAGCAGGCAGATCTGCGCGAGCTCCGCCCTCCGCCGGAAGAACCTGGCGGCCGCAGGTCCGGAGAAGTTCACCATGGAGTTCATCCAGAAGCAGGTGGACGAGTTCAACATCGGGAAGAGGCACCTGGCCAACATGATGGGAGAAGACCCGGAGAGCTTCACCCAGGAGGACGTGGAT AGGAGCATCGCTTACCTTTTCCCCTCTGGCCTGTTTGAGAAGAAAGCCCGGCCCCTCATGAAG CATCCGGAGGAAATCTTTCCAAAGCAGAgag CTGTCCAGTGGGGAGAGGACGGACGGCCGTTCCACTTCCTGTTCTACACCGGCAAACAGTCGTACTACTCCCTGATGCAT GAAATGTACAGCAAGATCCTGAACATAGAGAAGTACCAAGATCGTCTGCGAGCCAAGGGACTGTTCACCCAGGACGTCAAGCAGAT CTCTCTGGGCACGAGCAGGTGGCTCACAAAGGAAGAACTGGAAGCGCTGCTGGTGGAGAGCATCTCCACTCATGAT TACGATCACTTCATCCAGCTGATGGAGCGCCTGCTGTCCATACCTTACTGcgccacagaggaggagttcGTCCTGCGTTACCGCCAGCAGCTGGAGGCCCAGTCCAGGAAGCAAACGGTGCCGGTGCTGGAGAGGGACGACCAGGGCGTGGCCTTCAGCACCTCAGACG GTCGGAGGAAGACGTCCACGTCCTCTGTGGTTCTTCGAGACTGCGGCTCCGGACGCGTCACCATCAACGGGCAGGACTACTTGCACTACTTCCCCGTCCTACAAGACAG AGAGCAGCTGATGTTCCCGCTGCAGTTCATGGGCATGCTGGGACGCTTCGACCTGGAGTGCACCGCGAGCGGCGGCGGGCGGTCCAGCCAGACGGGGGCGCTGCGGCTCGCCATCTCTCGGGCTCTGCTCAGCTTCCTGACTGAGGGGGAGATGGAGACCATGAGACAAG CTGGTCTGCTGACTCCTGACCcgagagtgagggagaggaagaagccGGGCCAGGAGGGAGCACGAAAGAAATTCACCTGGAAGAAAcgctga
- the LOC104928570 gene encoding SLAIN motif-containing protein 1-like isoform X2 produces MEAAVLSPAMMTEVDCNSNTLNAELEVKKLQELVRKLERQNEQLRTRASGCSGGPHVLPQPPAFGGLCLSSPLPSLLCQSSLGSFTPPEEPFDYFLPHTGGDGASAAGELEDRSEPSVLDELEVLDLNSLSCSEESDETWLYVSSKARESTDDSLTPLQWCRQGLDSPKSEVEAARRSLSLRLEQVSRWRSSLSSPSPSSSPGPPLSRVAGVSPVSASPSAKPCSTPQSSERHAPSLSSPLHPLLHRTLSPVGKDLSPVAERTPTFVPHNRSRSLRRLTLSPQSSMDSDLGAAEVEEDSITLGYKLQDLTDVQVMARLQEESLRQDYASTSSILANRRSQSFTFQLSQLSAGPDLEEEDEEDDEDYGLLPPPQPRLTRLPHSHTFSSIRDWRRSTSSLSTPPSTPSTPPYPSAGFAFQPQPQGLGLGLGLGSLCAAEPQGFRPGSDKLRRSMPNLVRAPSMPSVPIPTNPSASPCLLRNSQSFDSSSGLTRLQSSIPSPGQLQNRVQSVGNFTSLSRQPLKATAYVSPTIKGSASMPTSTSLQSLSSSSSGGGGGVGSGIPLLNKPAGGGGTPTSTPTTPRSSLPRPASFVGTPSSTPRSKVAQPARSLLTPPKSLSTLSALRDSTWRDGCY; encoded by the exons ATGGAGGCAGCGGTACTGAGCCCCGCGATGATGACTGAGGTGGACTGCAACAGCAACACCCTGAACGCCGAGCTGGAGGTGAAGAAGCTGCAGGAGCTGGTCCGGAAACTGGAGCGGCAGAATGAGCAGCTGCGGACCCGGGCGAGCGGCTGCTCCGGCGGCCCGCATGTGCTGCCTCAGCCTCCGGCTTTCGGGGGATTGTGCCTGTCCAGCCCGCTGCCCAGCCTGCTGTGCCAGTCGTCCTTGGGGTCATTCACGCCCCCGGAGGAGCCTTTCGATTATTTCCTCCCGCACACAGGCGGGGATGGAGCGTCTGCTGCGGGGGAGCTGGAGGACAGGTCCGAGCCGTCGGTTCTGGATGAGCTGGAAGTTTTGGACTTGAATTCTCTGTCCTGCTCAGAGGAGTCTGATGAAACATG GTTGTATGTGTCATCAAAAGCTCGAGAGTCCACAGACGACTCCCTCACACCTCTGCAGTGGTGCCGGCAGGGTCTGGACTCCCCCAAATCTGAGGTGGAGGCCGCCAGGCGATCGCTGTCCCTTCGACTGGAACAAG TCTCCAGGTGGCGTAGCTCCCTGTCCAGCCCTTCCCCCTCGTCCTCCCCCGGCCCTCCACTGAGTCGCGTGGCCGGAGTGTCACCCGTCAGTGCTTCCCCTTCAGCCAAACCCTGCTCCACCCCCCAGTCATCTGAAAGACATG ctccatccctctcctccccGCTCCACCCGCTCCTCCATCGGACGCTGAGTCCTGTAGGGAAGGATCTCTCCCCTGTAGCTGAGAGGACTCCAACATTCGTCCCTCACAACCGCA gCCGCAGCCTCCGGCGCCTAACCCTCAGTCCCCAGTCATCCATGGACAGTGACCTCGGtgctgcagaggtggaggaagactCCATCACTCTGGGTTACAAACTGCAAGACCTCACTGATGTCCAGGTTATGGCTCGACTGCAGGAGGAGA GTCTAAGACAGGACTACGCCAGCACATCATCGATCCTGGCCAACCGCCGCAGCCAGAGCTTCACCTTCCAGCTCAGCCAGCTCAGCGCCGGCCCCgacctggaggaggaagacgaggaggacgacgaAGACTACGGCCTCCTGCCCCCACCGCAGCCACGCCTCACCCGCCTTCCGCACTCCCACACCTTCTCCAGCATTCGAGACTGGCGAAGAAGCACAAGTTCCCTGTCCACCCCTCcttccaccccctccacccctccttaCCCTTCCGCTGGGTTCGCCTTTCAACCTCAGCCCCAGGGTCTGGGTCTGGGCCTGGGGCTGGGCAGCCTCTGCGCAGCCGAGCCGCAGGGATTCAGACCAGGATCAG ATAAGCTGCGGAGGAGCATGCCTAACCTTGTCAGAGCTCCCAGCATGCCTAGTGTGCCCATTCCAACCAATCCTAGTGCTTCCCCTTGTTTGCTTCGTAACAGCCAGAGTTTTGATTCGTCCAGCGGGCTGACTCGACTGCAGTCCTCCA TCCCCTCCCCAGGCCAGCTGCAGAACCGGGTCCAGAGCGTCGGGAACTTCACCTCGTTGTCACGGCAGCCGCTGAAAGCCACCGCCTACGTCAGTCCCACCATCAAGGGCTCAGCCTCAATGCCGACCTCCACCAGCCTCCAGtctctgagcagcagcagcagcggcggcggcggcggggtGGGAAGTGGGATTCCTCTGCTCAATAAACCAGCCGGTGGAGGGGGGACGCCCACCTCCACCCCAACTACTCCCCGCAGCAGCCTGCCCCGCCCCGCCTCCTTTGTTGGGACTCCAAGCTCCACCCCACGCAGCAAGGTGGCCCAACCAGCACGAAG TTTACTGACTCCTCCAAAGAGCTTGTCCACCCTCAGTGCCCTTCGTGACAGCACCTGGAGAGACGGCTGCTACTGA
- the LOC104928570 gene encoding SLAIN motif-containing protein 1-like isoform X1 encodes MEAAVLSPAMMTEVDCNSNTLNAELEVKKLQELVRKLERQNEQLRTRASGCSGGPHVLPQPPAFGGLCLSSPLPSLLCQSSLGSFTPPEEPFDYFLPHTGGDGASAAGELEDRSEPSVLDELEVLDLNSLSCSEESDETWLYVSSKARESTDDSLTPLQWCRQGLDSPKSEVEAARRSLSLRLEQVSRWRSSLSSPSPSSSPGPPLSRVAGVSPVSASPSAKPCSTPQSSERHAPSLSSPLHPLLHRTLSPVGKDLSPVAERTPTFVPHNRSRSLRRLTLSPQSSMDSDLGAAEVEEDSITLGYKLQDLTDVQVMARLQEESLRQDYASTSSILANRRSQSFTFQLSQLSAGPDLEEEDEEDDEDYGLLPPPQPRLTRLPHSHTFSSIRDWRRSTSSLSTPPSTPSTPPYPSAGFAFQPQPQGLGLGLGLGSLCAAEPQGFRPGSAEFENKLRRSMPNLVRAPSMPSVPIPTNPSASPCLLRNSQSFDSSSGLTRLQSSIPSPGQLQNRVQSVGNFTSLSRQPLKATAYVSPTIKGSASMPTSTSLQSLSSSSSGGGGGVGSGIPLLNKPAGGGGTPTSTPTTPRSSLPRPASFVGTPSSTPRSKVAQPARSLLTPPKSLSTLSALRDSTWRDGCY; translated from the exons ATGGAGGCAGCGGTACTGAGCCCCGCGATGATGACTGAGGTGGACTGCAACAGCAACACCCTGAACGCCGAGCTGGAGGTGAAGAAGCTGCAGGAGCTGGTCCGGAAACTGGAGCGGCAGAATGAGCAGCTGCGGACCCGGGCGAGCGGCTGCTCCGGCGGCCCGCATGTGCTGCCTCAGCCTCCGGCTTTCGGGGGATTGTGCCTGTCCAGCCCGCTGCCCAGCCTGCTGTGCCAGTCGTCCTTGGGGTCATTCACGCCCCCGGAGGAGCCTTTCGATTATTTCCTCCCGCACACAGGCGGGGATGGAGCGTCTGCTGCGGGGGAGCTGGAGGACAGGTCCGAGCCGTCGGTTCTGGATGAGCTGGAAGTTTTGGACTTGAATTCTCTGTCCTGCTCAGAGGAGTCTGATGAAACATG GTTGTATGTGTCATCAAAAGCTCGAGAGTCCACAGACGACTCCCTCACACCTCTGCAGTGGTGCCGGCAGGGTCTGGACTCCCCCAAATCTGAGGTGGAGGCCGCCAGGCGATCGCTGTCCCTTCGACTGGAACAAG TCTCCAGGTGGCGTAGCTCCCTGTCCAGCCCTTCCCCCTCGTCCTCCCCCGGCCCTCCACTGAGTCGCGTGGCCGGAGTGTCACCCGTCAGTGCTTCCCCTTCAGCCAAACCCTGCTCCACCCCCCAGTCATCTGAAAGACATG ctccatccctctcctccccGCTCCACCCGCTCCTCCATCGGACGCTGAGTCCTGTAGGGAAGGATCTCTCCCCTGTAGCTGAGAGGACTCCAACATTCGTCCCTCACAACCGCA gCCGCAGCCTCCGGCGCCTAACCCTCAGTCCCCAGTCATCCATGGACAGTGACCTCGGtgctgcagaggtggaggaagactCCATCACTCTGGGTTACAAACTGCAAGACCTCACTGATGTCCAGGTTATGGCTCGACTGCAGGAGGAGA GTCTAAGACAGGACTACGCCAGCACATCATCGATCCTGGCCAACCGCCGCAGCCAGAGCTTCACCTTCCAGCTCAGCCAGCTCAGCGCCGGCCCCgacctggaggaggaagacgaggaggacgacgaAGACTACGGCCTCCTGCCCCCACCGCAGCCACGCCTCACCCGCCTTCCGCACTCCCACACCTTCTCCAGCATTCGAGACTGGCGAAGAAGCACAAGTTCCCTGTCCACCCCTCcttccaccccctccacccctccttaCCCTTCCGCTGGGTTCGCCTTTCAACCTCAGCCCCAGGGTCTGGGTCTGGGCCTGGGGCTGGGCAGCCTCTGCGCAGCCGAGCCGCAGGGATTCAGACCAGGATCAG CCGAATTTGAGA ATAAGCTGCGGAGGAGCATGCCTAACCTTGTCAGAGCTCCCAGCATGCCTAGTGTGCCCATTCCAACCAATCCTAGTGCTTCCCCTTGTTTGCTTCGTAACAGCCAGAGTTTTGATTCGTCCAGCGGGCTGACTCGACTGCAGTCCTCCA TCCCCTCCCCAGGCCAGCTGCAGAACCGGGTCCAGAGCGTCGGGAACTTCACCTCGTTGTCACGGCAGCCGCTGAAAGCCACCGCCTACGTCAGTCCCACCATCAAGGGCTCAGCCTCAATGCCGACCTCCACCAGCCTCCAGtctctgagcagcagcagcagcggcggcggcggcggggtGGGAAGTGGGATTCCTCTGCTCAATAAACCAGCCGGTGGAGGGGGGACGCCCACCTCCACCCCAACTACTCCCCGCAGCAGCCTGCCCCGCCCCGCCTCCTTTGTTGGGACTCCAAGCTCCACCCCACGCAGCAAGGTGGCCCAACCAGCACGAAG TTTACTGACTCCTCCAAAGAGCTTGTCCACCCTCAGTGCCCTTCGTGACAGCACCTGGAGAGACGGCTGCTACTGA
- the LOC104928570 gene encoding SLAIN motif-containing protein 1-like isoform X3, which yields MDSHEICCRRSSAAIIRLYVSSKARESTDDSLTPLQWCRQGLDSPKSEVEAARRSLSLRLEQVSRWRSSLSSPSPSSSPGPPLSRVAGVSPVSASPSAKPCSTPQSSERHAPSLSSPLHPLLHRTLSPVGKDLSPVAERTPTFVPHNRSRSLRRLTLSPQSSMDSDLGAAEVEEDSITLGYKLQDLTDVQVMARLQEESLRQDYASTSSILANRRSQSFTFQLSQLSAGPDLEEEDEEDDEDYGLLPPPQPRLTRLPHSHTFSSIRDWRRSTSSLSTPPSTPSTPPYPSAGFAFQPQPQGLGLGLGLGSLCAAEPQGFRPGSAEFENKLRRSMPNLVRAPSMPSVPIPTNPSASPCLLRNSQSFDSSSGLTRLQSSIPSPGQLQNRVQSVGNFTSLSRQPLKATAYVSPTIKGSASMPTSTSLQSLSSSSSGGGGGVGSGIPLLNKPAGGGGTPTSTPTTPRSSLPRPASFVGTPSSTPRSKVAQPARSLLTPPKSLSTLSALRDSTWRDGCY from the exons ATGGATAGCCATGAAATTTGCTGCAGACGTTCATCTGCCGCCATCATCAG GTTGTATGTGTCATCAAAAGCTCGAGAGTCCACAGACGACTCCCTCACACCTCTGCAGTGGTGCCGGCAGGGTCTGGACTCCCCCAAATCTGAGGTGGAGGCCGCCAGGCGATCGCTGTCCCTTCGACTGGAACAAG TCTCCAGGTGGCGTAGCTCCCTGTCCAGCCCTTCCCCCTCGTCCTCCCCCGGCCCTCCACTGAGTCGCGTGGCCGGAGTGTCACCCGTCAGTGCTTCCCCTTCAGCCAAACCCTGCTCCACCCCCCAGTCATCTGAAAGACATG ctccatccctctcctccccGCTCCACCCGCTCCTCCATCGGACGCTGAGTCCTGTAGGGAAGGATCTCTCCCCTGTAGCTGAGAGGACTCCAACATTCGTCCCTCACAACCGCA gCCGCAGCCTCCGGCGCCTAACCCTCAGTCCCCAGTCATCCATGGACAGTGACCTCGGtgctgcagaggtggaggaagactCCATCACTCTGGGTTACAAACTGCAAGACCTCACTGATGTCCAGGTTATGGCTCGACTGCAGGAGGAGA GTCTAAGACAGGACTACGCCAGCACATCATCGATCCTGGCCAACCGCCGCAGCCAGAGCTTCACCTTCCAGCTCAGCCAGCTCAGCGCCGGCCCCgacctggaggaggaagacgaggaggacgacgaAGACTACGGCCTCCTGCCCCCACCGCAGCCACGCCTCACCCGCCTTCCGCACTCCCACACCTTCTCCAGCATTCGAGACTGGCGAAGAAGCACAAGTTCCCTGTCCACCCCTCcttccaccccctccacccctccttaCCCTTCCGCTGGGTTCGCCTTTCAACCTCAGCCCCAGGGTCTGGGTCTGGGCCTGGGGCTGGGCAGCCTCTGCGCAGCCGAGCCGCAGGGATTCAGACCAGGATCAG CCGAATTTGAGA ATAAGCTGCGGAGGAGCATGCCTAACCTTGTCAGAGCTCCCAGCATGCCTAGTGTGCCCATTCCAACCAATCCTAGTGCTTCCCCTTGTTTGCTTCGTAACAGCCAGAGTTTTGATTCGTCCAGCGGGCTGACTCGACTGCAGTCCTCCA TCCCCTCCCCAGGCCAGCTGCAGAACCGGGTCCAGAGCGTCGGGAACTTCACCTCGTTGTCACGGCAGCCGCTGAAAGCCACCGCCTACGTCAGTCCCACCATCAAGGGCTCAGCCTCAATGCCGACCTCCACCAGCCTCCAGtctctgagcagcagcagcagcggcggcggcggcggggtGGGAAGTGGGATTCCTCTGCTCAATAAACCAGCCGGTGGAGGGGGGACGCCCACCTCCACCCCAACTACTCCCCGCAGCAGCCTGCCCCGCCCCGCCTCCTTTGTTGGGACTCCAAGCTCCACCCCACGCAGCAAGGTGGCCCAACCAGCACGAAG TTTACTGACTCCTCCAAAGAGCTTGTCCACCCTCAGTGCCCTTCGTGACAGCACCTGGAGAGACGGCTGCTACTGA
- the fam171b gene encoding protein FAM171B yields the protein MPAAERSLPPLLPPLPPLLLPSLLLISCLDVAVRAAEEGGGLPGDNGDPFTADPTGPGRFVGPAAVTAESQFALKVLVRDMVTRQPLPGASVDVYINHTLRSSTQTGERGEVLLWVTYSPGLSLTLLGSMDGYVPSPLPWSTTKRPIFSAVTLLLLPHSQGNIWLFEDSVLITGKLPDSSSQPRVKFPKNLLTMSDTINISSVTAYMTVPQHHLAKDCTNCTPGIISNKSVFRSIELKAVAAINVLLYSDGEELQVRGPIQFSLPLGHNTRLRAADTVPAWAFNLKTGAWENQGLGIVKSVGDELVWTYTASHLGHWIAALLPSSNDYLGHESSWDFLSYHTYLLMGILGGMLAIVVGFLSLLLCHCGSSHRQPRRRRRARFSKLTVVKKDQTTSTHMEEGLLFRSGDNSLASCSVQCDPSSTPRHKANYNIYVEDPGSRPAAPFYENIALDRIKGSQPPSLYINSEEVARLREKAEQNRANMNSDNFFQDKLVHIYNQPLAIIQAPELFSAQEQQLSGCKSATFPRNGVEYETHSEPASKDSYTQTLPKVPHHHIQSGSSPQQSSQDEPQPLETPPQGQGPNAGVWGRYSNLLESSVSVPGTLNEAAGMEAFSGVHGVPSELQGISERTLLELTRGKPLSSHPRAWFVSLDGKPAAQVRHSIIELQSRHRPPSSNDTSLDSGVDMNEPLQNIRETERDRPSIRASSLPHHSRGGRYGEEQDLSSSESGTTATCTPEDPSLRNILDGSSGAIPNIPEERDGMDTSSAQEDSESRGTPPPRRLRKVREKGKTEKRSAKHVREGRPLTKRS from the exons ATGCCCGCTGCTGAACGCTCcctgccgccgctgctgccgccgctgccgccgctCCTCCTGCCGTCGCTGCTGTTGATTTCCTGCCTGGATGTGGCGGTGAGAGCAGCGGAGGAGGGCGGCGGCCTGCCCGGGGACAATGGAGACCCGTTCACCGCCGATCCGACCGGCCCGGGGAGATTTGTGGGGCCCGCCGCTGTCACGGCAG AGTCCCAGTTTGCTCTGAAGGTCCTGGTGAGGGACATGGTGACCCGTCAGCCGCTGCCGGGCGCTTCAGTGGACGTTTACATCAACCACACCCTGAGGAGCTCCACCCAAACAGGCGAGAGAGGCGAGGTGCTGCTCTGGGTAACGTACAGTCCGGGGCTCAGTCTGACTCTGCTGGGCAGCATGGACGGCTACGTCCCCAGCCCTCTGCCCTGGAGCACCACCAAGAGACCGA TTTTCTCTGCGGTGACGTTGCTGCTGCTCCCTCACAGTCAGGGGAACATCTGGCTGTTTGAAGACTCGGTGCTCATCACTGGGAAGTTACCTG ACAGCTCCTCCCAGCCCAGAGTTAAGTTCCCCAAGAACCTCCTCACGATGTCGGATACGATCAACATCTCGTCTGTGACCGCGTACATGACTGTACCACAGCACCACCTAGCTAAAGACTGCACCAACTGCACTCCAGGCATCATCAGCAACAAGTCAG TGTTCAGAAGCATCGAGCTGAAGGCGGTGGCAGCCATCAATGTCCTGCTGTACTCTGATGGCGAGGAGCTCCAGGTTCGAGGGCCCATTCAATTCAGCCTGCCGCTGGGACACAACACACGCCTCAGGGCTGCTGACACAGTGCCAGCCTGGGCCTTTAACCtgaagacag GTGCCTGGGAGAATCAGGGTCTGGGAATAGTGAAATCTGTTGGCGATGAGCTGGTTTGGACCTACACCGCTTCCCACCTGGGCCACTGGATCGCTGCCCTGCTACCCTCGTCAAACG ATTACCTGGGACATGAAAGCTCGTGGGATTTCCTGTCATACCACACCTACCTGCTGATGGGAATTCTGGGAGGAATGCTGGCTATTGTGGTtggatttctttctttgctgctgtgtCACTGCGG AAGTTCTCATCGACAgcccaggaggaggaggagggcacgCTTTTCCAAACTCACCGTGGTGAAAAAAGACcaaaccacctccacccacatGGAAGAGGGTCTGTTGTTCCGCTCTGGCGACAACAGCCTCGCTTCCTGCAGTGTCCAGTGCGACCCCTCGTCTACGCCGAGGCATAAGGCCAACTACAACATCTACGTGGAGGATCCAGGGAGTCGCCCGGCGGCTCCTTTCTATGAGAACATTGCTCTGGATCGCATCAAAGGTTCCCAGCCTCCATCTCTCTACATCAACAGTGAAGAGGTGGCTCGGCTACGGGAGAAGGCAGAGCAGAACCGGGCCAACATGAACTCTGACAACTTCTTTCAGGATAAGTTGGTTCATATCTACAACCAGCCACTGGCTATCATTCAGGCACCAGAACTTTTCAGTGCTcaggagcagcagctgtcaggCTGCAAGTCTGCTACTTTCCCCCGCAATGGAGTTGAGTATGAAACTCACTCCGAGCCTGCAAGTAAAGACAGCTACACCCAGACGCTCCCCAAAGTCCCTCACCACCACATTCAAAGTGGAAGCAGCCCACAGCAGAGCAGTCAAGATGAGCCACAGCCTCTGGAGACTCCTCCCCAAGGCCAAGGCCCTAACGCCGGGGTGTGGGGGCGCTACAGTAACCTGCTTGAATCCTCCGTCTCTGTGCCTGGAACTCTTAATGAGGCAGCTGGTATGGAGGCCTTCAGCGGTGTGCATGGTGTACCCAGTGAACTGCAGGGGATTTCAGAGCGCACCTTACTGGAGCTGACCCGAGGGAAGCCCTTGTCTTCTCACCCTAGGGCCTGGTTTGTCTCCTTAGATGGGAAGCCGGCTGCTCAGGTTCGCCACTCCATTATTGAGCTCCAGAGCCGCCACCGCCCGCCGAGCAGCAACGATACCAGCCTGGACTCAGGGGTGGACATGAACGAGCCTCTGCAAAATATCCGCGAGACAGAGCGTGACAGGCCTTCGATCAGGGCCTCTTCCCTGCCGCACCACAGCCGAGGGGGGCGTTACGGTGAAGAGCAGGACCTGAGCAGTAGTGAGAGCGGCACAACAGCCACCTGTACGCCTGAGGACCCTTCCCTGAGGAACATTTTAGACGGGAGCAGCGGGGCTATTCCCAACATTCCTGAAGAGCGAGACGGGATGGATACTTCCAGTGCTCAGGAAGACAGCGAGTCAAGAGGTACACCACCTCCACGTCGCCTgaggaaggtgagagagaaggggaagacGGAAAAGAGGAGTGCCAAGCATGTCCGCGAAGGGAGACCTCTGACCAAGCGAAGCTAG